The Papaver somniferum cultivar HN1 unplaced genomic scaffold, ASM357369v1 unplaced-scaffold_18, whole genome shotgun sequence genome includes a window with the following:
- the LOC113338043 gene encoding auxin-responsive protein IAA27-like, whose amino-acid sequence MSTPLEHDYIGLSSSPCLEEKKKNNVMNMKETELRLGLPGSESPERNNNEEKSKLYPLELLKGFGGKRGFSEAIDGSSKWGSFGNGSDVDLVKRESGGLFSPRNGGGGKTLGVVDNNNNNHTSTTQQQCGGGGSSSAAVKTEAVPCTSKPVQDKKPQLDHAPPSKAQVVGWPPIRSFRKNTMATNPTKNNEDAEGKSGSGCLYVKVSMDGAPYLRKVDLRMYSNYVDLSSALEKMFSCFTIGQCSSNGVQGRDGLTESRLRDLLHGSECVLTYEDKDGDWMLVGDVPWDMFTDSCKRLRIMKGSEAIGLAAPRAMEKCKNKK is encoded by the exons ATGTCTACACCATTAGagcatgattacataggcttatcATCATCACCATGtttagaagagaagaagaaaaataatgttaTGAATATGAAAGAGACTGAGTTGAGACTTGGTTTACCAGGTTCTGAATCACCAGAGAGAAATAATAATGAAGAGAAATCAAAGCTTTATCCACTTGAGTTATTGAAGGGGTTTGGTGGGAAAAGAGGGTTTTCTGAAGCTATTGATGGGTCTAGTAAATGGGGGAGTTTTGGTAATGGATCAGATGTTGATTTGGTGAAAAGAGAAAGTGGTGGGTTATTTTCTCCTAGAAATGGTGGTGGTGGGAAAACTCTGGGTGTTgtggataataataataataatcatacTAGTACTACTCAACAAcagtgtggtggtggtggttcttcatcagcagctgTAAAAACTGAGGCTGTTCCTTGTACATCTAAACCTGTTCAAGACAAAAAACCTCAACTTGATCATGCTCCTCCTTCTAA GGCACAAGTGGTTGGATGGCCACCAATTCGATCTTTCCGGAAGAACACAATGGCTACTAATCCAACAAAGAACAACGAAGATGCCGAAGGGAAGTCAGGGTCTGGGTGTCTGTATGTTAAAGTTAGCATGGATGGTGCTCCATACTTGAGAAAGGTTGATCTTAGAATGTATTCCAATTACGTAGACCTCTCATCAGCTCTTGAGAAAATGTTTAGCTGTTTTACAATTG GGCAGTGCAGTTCTAACGGAGTACAAGGGCGAGATGGGTTGACTGAGAGTCGATTAAGAGATCTTCTTCATGGTTCTGAGTGTGTTCTTACTTACGAAGACAAGGACGGCGACTGGATGCTTGTTGGTGATGTGCCATGGGA TATGTTTACCGACTCTTGCAAAAGATTGAGAATCATGAAAGGCTCAGAAGCAATTGGCTTAG CGGCTCCGAGGGCTATGGAGAAATGCAAGAACAAAAAGtag